One region of Mucilaginibacter gotjawali genomic DNA includes:
- a CDS encoding 3'-5' exonuclease, translated as MKLNLKRPLAFFDLETTGTNIGSDRIVEISVIKLFPDGSEEVKTWRINPGMPIPLESSLVHGIYDEDIKDEPLFKEVGQSVAEFIADSDLAGYNSNKFDIPVLMEEFLRSRIPFDLEGRHFVDVQNIFHQMEQRTLKAAYQFYCDKPIINAHSAEADTRATMEVLIAQVARYENTEWEDKKGNKQVPVVNDIEALHKFTNLNRPVDFAGRMVFNDDGEEIFNFGKHKGKTVEEVFRIEPSYYSWMMQGDFPLYTKRKLEEIYNRWNAKKVAERQPKPVQQKQPEQTAAVTENKAPVKTETANKPYSPKLNYNNAPERKPFKPKDETPAKPVNEDMLKMLADKFKKG; from the coding sequence ATGAAATTAAACTTAAAGCGGCCGTTGGCTTTTTTTGATCTTGAAACTACAGGTACCAATATCGGTTCCGATCGTATTGTTGAAATATCAGTGATTAAACTTTTTCCTGATGGCAGCGAAGAGGTAAAAACCTGGCGGATCAATCCCGGTATGCCCATCCCGCTTGAATCATCATTGGTACATGGTATTTATGATGAGGATATTAAAGATGAACCGCTATTTAAGGAGGTTGGTCAATCCGTTGCTGAGTTTATTGCCGACAGCGACCTGGCGGGCTATAATTCAAATAAGTTTGATATCCCAGTGCTGATGGAGGAGTTTTTGAGGTCCAGGATTCCGTTTGACCTGGAAGGACGTCATTTTGTGGATGTTCAGAATATATTTCACCAGATGGAACAGCGTACGTTGAAGGCTGCCTACCAGTTTTATTGCGATAAACCGATCATCAATGCCCACTCGGCCGAGGCCGATACCCGCGCTACCATGGAAGTATTGATTGCGCAGGTTGCCCGCTACGAAAACACCGAATGGGAAGATAAAAAAGGTAACAAACAGGTTCCGGTTGTTAATGATATTGAGGCCTTACATAAGTTTACCAACCTTAACCGCCCCGTTGATTTTGCAGGCCGGATGGTTTTTAATGATGACGGCGAGGAGATCTTTAATTTTGGTAAACACAAAGGGAAAACGGTGGAGGAAGTTTTCAGGATAGAACCAAGTTATTATTCGTGGATGATGCAGGGCGACTTCCCGCTTTATACCAAACGGAAACTGGAAGAGATCTACAACCGCTGGAATGCAAAGAAAGTTGCTGAAAGGCAACCTAAACCTGTGCAGCAAAAGCAGCCTGAACAAACTGCTGCGGTTACTGAAAACAAAGCACCCGTTAAAACCGAAACGGCGAATAAACCATATTCCCCTAAACTAAACTACAACAACGCGCCTGAACGCAAACCCTTTAAACCCAAAGACGAAACACCGGCCAAACCTGTAAACGAGGACATGCTGAAAATGCTGGCGGATAAGTTCAAAAAGGGTTAA
- the queG gene encoding tRNA epoxyqueuosine(34) reductase QueG yields MPQKSTVYSSLIKKEAQKLGFLFCGISKADFLEDEAPRLEAWLKKGMQGEMHYMENHFDKRLDPRLLVDGARSVISLGLNYFTEVRQADPLSPKISKYAYGDDYHYVIKEKLKELLTIIREQIGEVNGRAFVDSAPVLDKVWAKKAGLGWIGKNTNLINKRVGSFFFLAELIIDLDLNYDIAPAADHCGTCTACIDACPTEAIVAPYIVDGSRCISYLTIELKNELPPAFQGKMDNWMFGCDVCQDVCPWNKFSVLHTEPAFKPKPQLLELNKKDWEEITEDVFQKVFKNSAVKRTKFKGLKRNIDFLKS; encoded by the coding sequence ATGCCGCAAAAGAGTACAGTTTATAGTTCGCTTATAAAAAAAGAAGCCCAAAAACTTGGCTTTTTGTTCTGCGGAATTTCAAAAGCTGATTTTTTGGAAGATGAAGCGCCGCGGCTGGAAGCCTGGTTAAAAAAAGGAATGCAGGGCGAAATGCATTACATGGAAAACCATTTCGACAAACGCCTTGACCCCCGTTTATTGGTTGATGGTGCCAGGTCTGTAATATCCCTCGGCCTCAACTATTTCACCGAGGTGCGGCAGGCAGATCCCTTAAGCCCTAAAATATCTAAATATGCTTATGGTGATGATTATCATTATGTTATAAAAGAGAAACTAAAGGAGTTATTGACCATTATCCGGGAGCAAATAGGCGAGGTAAACGGCCGGGCATTTGTTGATTCAGCCCCGGTATTGGATAAAGTATGGGCGAAAAAAGCAGGGCTGGGCTGGATCGGTAAAAACACCAACCTGATCAACAAACGGGTCGGCTCTTTTTTCTTCCTGGCCGAACTGATCATTGATCTTGACCTCAATTACGATATTGCCCCCGCGGCCGACCATTGTGGTACCTGTACTGCTTGTATTGATGCCTGCCCTACTGAAGCCATTGTTGCCCCTTATATTGTAGATGGCAGCCGGTGCATCTCGTACCTGACCATCGAACTTAAAAATGAGCTCCCCCCCGCATTTCAGGGAAAAATGGATAACTGGATGTTTGGTTGCGACGTTTGCCAGGATGTTTGCCCCTGGAATAAGTTTTCGGTATTACATACCGAGCCGGCCTTTAAACCCAAACCACAATTGCTTGAATTAAACAAAAAAGACTGGGAAGAAATTACGGAAGATGTTTTCCAAAAGGTCTTTAAAAATTCGGCAGTAAAAAGGACTAAATTTAAAGGGTTAAAAAGAAATATTGATTTTCTGAAAAGCTAA
- a CDS encoding SpoIIAA family protein, whose amino-acid sequence MLQLINNLPPHVAGLHAFANVAETEYKDSLIPLIENVLKKSKRINFVLVLETDIVNFASGIWCGNLKIGLKYFFKWNKIAIVTDQQKVLGYSDLFKYMVPGKFRNFRIDQIDQAIRWVSIK is encoded by the coding sequence ATGCTTCAGCTCATCAATAATTTACCGCCTCATGTTGCAGGGTTACATGCATTTGCCAATGTTGCTGAAACTGAATATAAAGATTCATTGATACCGTTGATAGAGAACGTGCTTAAAAAAAGCAAACGTATTAATTTTGTGCTGGTGCTCGAAACGGATATCGTCAATTTCGCTTCGGGTATTTGGTGCGGAAATTTAAAAATAGGGTTAAAGTATTTTTTTAAATGGAATAAAATTGCCATCGTAACCGATCAACAAAAGGTTTTGGGGTATAGCGATCTTTTTAAATACATGGTACCCGGGAAGTTTAGAAATTTTAGGATAGATCAAATCGACCAGGCGATCCGGTGGGTGTCTATAAAATAA
- a CDS encoding nuclear transport factor 2 family protein: MKSKRIIIIALILQAVADCAYSQSIGVISRHFEALSKHDVKAIAAEYADSAKVYSPNWEGAKTGKAGISEIYTRYFASTPDLLYKVNHIINAGEYIVAEYTVSGTLSMPEANTPAYMKDKKYMLDYCAVFTIKGDKIIKETDYFDQVAFLRQVGFFDQH, from the coding sequence ATGAAATCAAAACGCATTATAATTATCGCACTGATCCTGCAAGCAGTTGCTGATTGTGCCTATTCTCAATCGATTGGTGTAATCTCCCGGCATTTTGAAGCATTAAGCAAACACGATGTTAAAGCTATTGCAGCAGAATATGCCGACAGCGCCAAAGTGTACTCTCCCAACTGGGAAGGCGCTAAAACCGGCAAAGCAGGGATTTCTGAAATTTACACCCGGTATTTTGCATCAACGCCCGACCTTTTATACAAAGTAAACCATATCATTAATGCAGGCGAATATATTGTAGCCGAATATACGGTGAGCGGCACTTTATCTATGCCGGAAGCAAATACACCCGCATATATGAAAGATAAAAAATATATGCTGGATTACTGCGCTGTTTTTACAATAAAAGGCGACAAGATCATTAAAGAAACCGATTATTTCGACCAGGTAGCTTTTTTACGCCAGGTTGGCTTTTTTGATCAGCATTAG
- a CDS encoding polysaccharide deacetylase family protein: protein MIKQLFSATILCFLGLASFAQGNSAAIMARKQVPIVCYHQIRDWTPKDSKTSKDYIIPIAAFKQHIKMLADSGYHTILPDQLYDYLTKGTALPSKPIMLTFDDTDLDQFTIARPELKKYGFKGVFFVMTVSIGRPHYMTKEQIKQLSDEGNVIAAHTWDHHRVDRYKHDPNPKKDDWVVQIEKPTKKLEEITGKKIDYFAYPFGVWKKPVLPEVKKHGFKLAFQLADKRDPEMPLMTVRRILDSGYWTTKTFSNSVRHSF from the coding sequence ATGATAAAACAACTTTTTTCTGCCACCATTCTTTGTTTTTTAGGCTTAGCATCGTTCGCACAAGGAAACAGTGCTGCCATTATGGCCCGCAAACAGGTTCCAATTGTTTGCTATCACCAGATTCGCGACTGGACGCCAAAGGACTCCAAAACATCAAAAGACTATATCATCCCAATAGCCGCATTTAAACAACACATCAAAATGCTTGCTGATAGCGGCTATCACACTATTCTGCCCGATCAGTTGTATGATTATCTTACAAAAGGTACAGCATTACCCAGCAAGCCTATTATGCTCACTTTTGATGATACCGACCTTGATCAGTTTACCATTGCGCGCCCGGAGCTAAAAAAATATGGCTTTAAAGGTGTGTTTTTTGTAATGACTGTCTCCATAGGTCGCCCGCACTATATGACCAAAGAACAAATTAAACAGCTGTCAGACGAGGGAAACGTTATTGCTGCCCATACCTGGGACCATCACCGGGTTGACCGCTATAAACATGATCCTAATCCTAAGAAGGATGACTGGGTGGTACAAATTGAAAAACCAACCAAAAAGCTGGAAGAAATAACCGGCAAAAAGATTGATTATTTCGCCTATCCGTTTGGCGTATGGAAAAAACCTGTTTTGCCGGAAGTAAAAAAACATGGATTTAAGCTGGCGTTCCAATTAGCTGACAAACGCGACCCGGAAATGCCTTTAATGACCGTAAGGCGCATCCTGGATAGCGGGTACTGGACAACCAAAACCTTTAGCAATAGTGTAAGGCACAGCTTCTAG
- a CDS encoding Gfo/Idh/MocA family protein, producing MKTFLSALLLVLAGFTVSAQGPIRVCVAGLNHDHAHGILSRYKDGTVDIVGIAEPNKELWVKYGKLYHLPDSLFFTDLKQMILLKKPDAVLGYNAVANHVDIVEICAPLHIPVMVEKPLAATLAQAKRIEALANQYKIRVLVNYETTWYASNLANYNTIAADSIGKIRKMVVHDGHQGPKEIGCSKEFLSWLTDPVLNGAGPLNDFGCYGADLMTWFMHGQKPIAVTAIAHHYKPEIYPKVEDDATILVEYPTASGQIEASWNWPFSIKDMEIFGETGYLHALDGKSIISRMRENIKGAKTASPLPAPVNDPIIYLTAVLRGQISGNDDQSSLNYNMIVMQILDAAKRSINEGKRIVL from the coding sequence ATGAAAACATTTCTTTCAGCTTTATTACTGGTTTTAGCGGGCTTTACGGTTTCAGCCCAAGGGCCGATCCGGGTATGCGTGGCCGGTTTAAACCATGACCATGCGCATGGCATATTGAGCCGGTATAAAGACGGCACAGTTGATATTGTGGGCATTGCCGAACCGAACAAAGAGTTATGGGTAAAATATGGCAAGCTTTATCACCTGCCCGATTCACTGTTTTTCACGGATCTTAAACAGATGATCCTGCTGAAAAAGCCCGATGCAGTATTGGGCTATAACGCGGTTGCCAACCACGTGGATATTGTTGAAATATGCGCCCCCCTGCACATACCTGTGATGGTTGAAAAACCGCTGGCAGCTACACTGGCGCAGGCAAAACGGATAGAAGCGCTGGCAAATCAATATAAAATAAGGGTACTTGTTAATTACGAGACTACCTGGTACGCGTCAAATCTGGCCAACTACAATACGATTGCGGCAGACAGCATAGGCAAGATCAGGAAGATGGTGGTGCACGACGGGCACCAGGGCCCAAAGGAAATTGGCTGCAGCAAGGAGTTTTTAAGCTGGTTAACCGACCCGGTATTGAACGGAGCGGGCCCGTTAAACGACTTTGGCTGCTATGGCGCCGACCTGATGACCTGGTTTATGCACGGCCAAAAGCCGATTGCAGTAACTGCGATCGCCCATCATTACAAACCGGAAATTTATCCAAAGGTAGAGGATGACGCCACCATACTGGTAGAATATCCTACCGCCAGCGGGCAGATAGAAGCATCGTGGAACTGGCCTTTTAGCATCAAGGACATGGAAATATTTGGTGAGACAGGTTACCTGCATGCCCTGGACGGAAAAAGCATTATAAGCAGAATGCGTGAGAACATAAAAGGCGCAAAAACTGCTTCGCCGCTCCCCGCTCCTGTTAACGACCCGATTATTTATTTAACGGCTGTATTACGCGGCCAGATCAGCGGGAACGACGATCAATCGTCATTAAATTATAACATGATAGTGATGCAGATACTGGATGCTGCCAAACGATCAATTAATGAGGGTAAAAGAATAGTTTTATAG
- a CDS encoding GH92 family glycosyl hydrolase codes for MGTDSKYDLSNGNTYPAIALPWGMNTWTAQTGKMGDGWQYTYAANKINGFKQTHQPSPWMNDYGQFAIMPVTGHLKVSQNGRASWFSHKAETVKPYYYSVYLADHDITTEITPTDRTAQFRLTFPKSDSSYIIVDAFDRGSWVKVIPGENKIIGYSTKFARGPLKNFKDYFVIYADKPISIAQTYSDSTLTDSLSLHAKHALAVIGFKTAKGEQVHLRVASSFISIEQAELNLKREQGNDSFNITAQKAKEVWNKTLNHVVVEGGTIDQQRTFYSCLYRMVFFPNKLYEFDANNKMVHYSPYTGTAMPGYMFGGTGFWDTFRGLYPFLNLVFPGIVKEMQEGLVNDYKEGGWLPEWSSPGYSDVMIGNNSASVVAEAYLKGGRGYDIETLYQALIHGANNEGPRGTGRKGVEYYNKLGYVPYDVKIDENAARTLEYAYDDFAIYQLGKALHKPASEIEIYKKRSMNYRNLFDPSTGLMRGKNKDGSFETPFNPFKWGDAFTEGNSWHYSWGVFHDMQGLINLMGGKTQFVAKLDSVFTLPPIFDDSYYGEVIHEIREMQIVNMGQYAHGNQPIQHMLYLYDYAGQPWKTQYHVRDVMNKLYFAAPDGYCGDEDNGQTSAWYVFSALGFYSVCPASDQYALGAPLFKKITVNLENGKKVIINAPDNSDSNFYVKSMSVNGKPYDLNWLSHKMLLQGAVINFGMSSTPNKIRGSKNADSPYSLSNEK; via the coding sequence ATGGGCACCGACTCCAAATACGATCTTTCAAATGGTAACACCTACCCTGCAATTGCTTTGCCCTGGGGTATGAACACCTGGACTGCGCAAACCGGAAAAATGGGCGACGGCTGGCAATATACCTATGCCGCCAATAAGATTAACGGCTTTAAACAAACTCACCAGCCATCGCCCTGGATGAATGACTACGGACAGTTTGCCATCATGCCTGTTACAGGACATTTAAAAGTATCGCAAAATGGCCGCGCCAGCTGGTTCTCGCATAAGGCAGAAACGGTGAAGCCTTATTATTACAGCGTTTACCTTGCCGACCATGATATTACAACTGAAATTACGCCAACTGACCGTACGGCACAATTCAGGCTTACTTTCCCAAAGAGTGACAGTTCGTACATCATTGTTGACGCCTTTGACCGTGGATCCTGGGTAAAAGTAATCCCCGGTGAAAATAAGATCATCGGCTACTCTACCAAATTTGCACGCGGCCCTTTAAAAAACTTTAAGGACTATTTTGTTATTTATGCTGATAAGCCCATTAGCATCGCCCAAACTTACAGCGACAGCACTTTGACCGATTCTTTGTCGCTGCATGCCAAACACGCGCTGGCGGTAATTGGTTTTAAAACTGCAAAGGGCGAACAGGTACATTTACGGGTGGCATCGTCATTCATAAGTATAGAGCAGGCCGAACTCAATTTAAAAAGAGAACAGGGCAACGATAGCTTTAACATTACCGCGCAAAAAGCCAAAGAGGTGTGGAACAAAACCTTGAACCACGTAGTAGTTGAAGGCGGTACGATTGACCAGCAGCGTACATTTTATTCGTGCCTGTACCGCATGGTTTTTTTCCCCAATAAACTATACGAATTTGATGCAAATAACAAAATGGTGCATTACAGTCCATATACCGGCACTGCAATGCCGGGCTATATGTTTGGCGGCACAGGCTTCTGGGACACTTTCAGGGGGCTCTATCCATTCTTAAACCTGGTTTTCCCGGGTATTGTTAAGGAGATGCAGGAAGGCCTGGTAAATGATTACAAGGAAGGCGGCTGGTTGCCTGAATGGTCGAGCCCCGGATACTCGGATGTGATGATCGGCAATAACTCTGCATCTGTTGTCGCAGAAGCTTACCTTAAAGGCGGGCGTGGTTATGATATTGAAACGCTTTACCAGGCTTTGATCCATGGTGCAAATAACGAGGGCCCGCGCGGCACCGGCCGTAAAGGCGTTGAATATTATAATAAATTGGGCTACGTACCTTATGATGTAAAGATCGACGAAAATGCCGCCCGCACGCTGGAATATGCCTATGATGATTTTGCGATATACCAGTTAGGCAAAGCGCTTCATAAACCTGCATCGGAAATTGAGATCTATAAAAAAAGGAGCATGAATTACCGTAACCTGTTTGACCCGTCGACAGGCTTAATGCGCGGCAAAAATAAGGATGGTAGTTTTGAAACCCCTTTTAACCCCTTTAAATGGGGCGATGCTTTTACAGAGGGCAATAGCTGGCATTATTCATGGGGAGTTTTTCATGATATGCAAGGTTTAATCAACCTGATGGGTGGCAAAACACAATTTGTGGCGAAACTGGATTCTGTTTTTACCCTTCCGCCAATATTTGATGACAGTTACTATGGCGAAGTAATTCATGAGATCCGCGAAATGCAAATTGTAAATATGGGACAGTACGCCCATGGTAACCAACCTATACAACACATGCTTTATTTGTACGACTACGCCGGCCAGCCCTGGAAAACGCAATACCATGTGCGTGACGTGATGAACAAACTATACTTTGCGGCGCCAGATGGCTATTGCGGCGACGAGGATAACGGTCAAACTTCTGCATGGTATGTTTTTTCGGCATTGGGATTCTATTCAGTATGCCCTGCAAGTGACCAATATGCCCTTGGTGCACCTTTGTTTAAAAAGATAACCGTGAACCTGGAGAACGGCAAAAAAGTGATCATTAACGCCCCTGATAACAGCGACAGCAATTTCTATGTAAAAAGCATGAGCGTAAATGGCAAACCTTATGATTTAAACTGGTTGAGCCATAAAATGCTGCTGCAGGGTGCCGTTATTAACTTTGGCATGTCCTCAACCCCCAATAAAATAAGGGGTAGCAAAAATGCCGATTCACCGTATTCATTATCAAACGAAAAATAA
- the ruvB gene encoding Holliday junction branch migration DNA helicase RuvB, which translates to MNEHLDPDRERLSPAERDIEKVLRPQAFEDFTGQHKILANLKIFVQAARQRGEALDHVLLHGPPGLGKTTLSYIIANEMGVGIKITSGPVLDKPGDLAGLLTNLETGDILFIDEIHRLSPLVEEYLYSAMEDFKIDIMLESGPNARSVQISLNPFTLVGATTRSGLLTAPLRARFGINSRLEYYDAKLLTTIVLRSSSILKTPITDEGAYEIARRSRGTPRIANALLRRTRDFAQIKGDGNIDTAIAKYALNALNVDEHGLDEMDNKILTTIIDKFKGGPVGLKTIATAVGEDEGTIEEVYEPFLIQEGFLMRTARGREVTEVAYKHLGKIKLGSNPSLF; encoded by the coding sequence ATGAATGAGCACCTCGATCCTGACCGTGAACGTCTCTCTCCTGCTGAACGTGACATTGAAAAAGTTTTACGTCCACAGGCTTTTGAAGACTTTACCGGCCAGCATAAAATATTAGCCAATTTAAAAATATTTGTACAGGCGGCCCGCCAGCGCGGCGAGGCGCTTGACCATGTGCTGCTGCACGGTCCTCCCGGATTAGGTAAAACCACCCTCTCCTATATCATCGCAAATGAAATGGGCGTGGGCATTAAAATCACTTCGGGCCCGGTACTGGATAAACCGGGTGACCTTGCCGGTTTACTAACCAACCTGGAGACAGGCGATATCTTATTTATTGACGAGATCCACCGTTTAAGCCCGCTGGTTGAAGAGTACCTGTACTCCGCAATGGAGGATTTCAAGATAGATATCATGCTGGAGAGCGGCCCGAACGCCCGTTCAGTTCAAATCTCTCTTAATCCGTTTACACTGGTTGGAGCAACAACACGCTCCGGCTTATTGACCGCCCCTTTGCGGGCCAGGTTTGGCATCAATTCACGACTGGAATATTACGACGCAAAATTATTAACCACCATTGTGCTGCGTTCCTCATCTATTTTAAAAACTCCTATAACAGATGAAGGAGCCTATGAAATAGCCCGCCGTAGCCGGGGTACCCCACGTATAGCCAACGCGCTGTTACGCCGTACCCGTGATTTCGCTCAAATAAAGGGTGACGGTAATATTGACACCGCTATTGCCAAGTATGCTTTGAATGCCCTGAACGTTGATGAACACGGCCTTGACGAAATGGATAATAAGATCCTGACCACTATTATTGACAAATTTAAAGGTGGCCCTGTAGGCTTAAAAACTATTGCCACAGCGGTAGGTGAAGACGAAGGTACTATTGAAGAAGTTTACGAACCTTTTTTAATACAGGAAGGCTTTCTGATGCGTACTGCGCGCGGTCGTGAAGTCACCGAAGTAGCTTATAAACATTTAGGAAAAATTAAACTGGGAAGTAACCCATCTTTATTTTAA
- a CDS encoding polyprenol monophosphomannose synthase encodes MPDSIVIIPTYNEKENIERMIRKVFTLPHDFHVLVIDDGSPDGTQNIVKQLQLEYPEKLFIEERAGKQGLGTAYIHGFKWAIARQYDYIFEMDADFSHNPDDLLKLYEACAKGADAAIGSRYINGVNVVNWPMSRVLMSYFASVYVRFITGIEIQDATAGFMCYKRRVLETINLDKIKFVGYAFQIEMKYTTIKHGFKLVEVPIIFTDRTLGTSKMSTSIFREAFFGVIQMRVNSIFRKYPEG; translated from the coding sequence GTGCCGGATAGCATCGTAATTATACCAACCTACAACGAGAAAGAAAATATAGAACGGATGATCCGCAAAGTATTTACGCTTCCTCATGATTTTCACGTACTGGTCATCGACGACGGGTCGCCTGATGGCACCCAGAATATAGTTAAACAGTTGCAACTTGAATACCCCGAAAAGCTTTTTATAGAAGAGCGGGCTGGTAAACAGGGTTTGGGAACAGCTTATATTCATGGTTTCAAATGGGCCATTGCCAGGCAATACGATTATATTTTTGAGATGGACGCTGATTTTTCACACAATCCGGATGATCTGCTAAAATTATACGAAGCCTGTGCCAAGGGGGCAGATGCTGCCATCGGCTCCCGGTATATCAATGGGGTTAATGTAGTTAACTGGCCCATGAGCCGGGTTTTGATGAGCTATTTCGCCTCGGTTTATGTTCGTTTTATAACCGGGATTGAAATTCAGGATGCTACAGCCGGTTTTATGTGTTATAAACGGAGAGTATTAGAAACAATCAACCTGGATAAAATCAAATTTGTGGGCTATGCTTTCCAGATCGAAATGAAATATACCACCATCAAACATGGATTTAAACTGGTTGAAGTACCAATCATCTTTACTGACCGCACCCTTGGCACCTCAAAAATGTCGACAAGCATTTTCAGGGAGGCTTTTTTTGGGGTGATCCAGATGAGGGTAAATTCTATATTCAGAAAGTATCCTGAGGGATAG
- a CDS encoding POT-type proton-dependent oligopeptide transporter, whose protein sequence is MSETTLAAEAVPKKSRFPKAVPFIIGNEAAERFSFYGMRSILTLFLVKQFFNPTGSAALSQQADAHANKLNHLFVMVAYALPFVGGMVADWFTGKYKLILYISMVYCLGHLLLSMFDASLGGFEIGMLVVAIGAGGIKSCVSANVGDQFDATNQDLLSKVYGWFYFSINAGSMLSTIIIPTTYRLYGPKLAFGIPGILMALATLIFFMGRKRYVKVPPQGVNRNNLVFITFYALTHMGKRKPGESLLDVAKGPFDPEKVEGMKAVYRVMAVFFFALAFWAVWDQCLSEWTLYAAHSDRNINLGFTSFVIDPGSVSTVNTIFLMIFIVLFNYGIYPFFDKIGLKTTPLRRLGTGLILTALSFVVIGFTHNSIEHGGTPSIWWQVLAFMILSAAEVMVSITGLEYAYTHSPKSMKSTMTGIWFLVVSFGNLITASVNGLIENGGWWAHNLKGANYEWFFVIFIMVFVVAFLIISPRLKERNYITDPYVDNQVIADTNNL, encoded by the coding sequence ATGTCTGAAACAACTTTGGCAGCTGAAGCTGTCCCAAAAAAATCCAGGTTTCCCAAAGCTGTCCCCTTTATTATTGGTAACGAAGCTGCTGAGCGCTTTAGTTTTTACGGGATGCGTTCCATACTGACGCTATTTTTGGTAAAACAGTTTTTTAACCCTACGGGTAGCGCAGCATTATCCCAGCAAGCAGATGCACATGCCAATAAACTAAACCACTTGTTTGTAATGGTAGCCTATGCACTGCCATTTGTGGGCGGCATGGTGGCCGACTGGTTTACAGGCAAATACAAACTCATCTTATATATCTCGATGGTGTATTGCCTTGGACATCTTTTATTATCGATGTTCGACGCCAGCCTTGGCGGCTTTGAAATCGGTATGCTGGTAGTTGCTATTGGCGCTGGTGGTATAAAATCCTGCGTATCAGCCAACGTAGGCGACCAGTTTGATGCCACCAACCAGGACCTGCTTTCCAAAGTTTACGGCTGGTTCTATTTTAGCATCAATGCCGGCTCAATGTTATCAACTATTATTATTCCAACCACTTATAGGCTATATGGGCCAAAACTAGCGTTCGGCATCCCTGGTATATTGATGGCGCTGGCTACCCTGATATTTTTTATGGGTCGCAAACGATACGTAAAGGTTCCACCACAAGGCGTTAACCGCAATAACCTGGTATTTATAACATTTTATGCGTTAACCCACATGGGGAAACGCAAACCGGGCGAATCGTTACTTGACGTTGCCAAAGGCCCGTTTGATCCTGAAAAGGTGGAGGGCATGAAAGCTGTTTACCGCGTAATGGCAGTCTTCTTTTTCGCCCTGGCATTTTGGGCGGTTTGGGACCAATGCCTTTCAGAATGGACACTTTATGCTGCTCATTCAGACCGCAATATCAATCTTGGCTTTACTTCATTCGTCATTGATCCGGGTTCAGTATCAACGGTTAATACGATTTTCCTAATGATATTTATCGTGCTATTTAATTATGGAATATATCCATTTTTCGATAAAATTGGACTAAAAACCACTCCGTTGCGCAGACTCGGCACTGGCTTAATTTTAACAGCTTTATCATTTGTCGTAATCGGTTTCACACACAACAGCATCGAGCACGGCGGTACGCCGTCAATTTGGTGGCAGGTACTAGCTTTTATGATACTTTCCGCTGCTGAAGTGATGGTTTCGATTACAGGTTTAGAGTATGCTTACACACACTCACCAAAATCGATGAAAAGCACCATGACGGGGATCTGGTTCCTGGTAGTATCGTTTGGCAATTTGATTACCGCCAGTGTTAACGGTTTGATCGAAAATGGCGGATGGTGGGCGCATAATCTTAAGGGCGCAAACTACGAGTGGTTCTTCGTCATATTTATCATGGTGTTTGTAGTGGCTTTTTTAATTATTTCGCCACGGCTGAAGGAGCGCAACTACATTACCGACCCGTATGTTGACAACCAGGTAATTGCAGATACAAACAATTTATAG